TCGGGCCGAGAACGGAGGCGCCGTAGGCGCCCCGCCGACCTCGGGCACTCACCGGCGGAAGCGCGCCACCAGGTCCGGAATCGGCGCGAGGAGAAATGGACTGATGGACGCGCGATATTCACAGATCCCTCCACTCGCTTCGCTCGGTCGGGATGACAGTGGGGGGTTGAGGCTTCGCTCGGTCGGGATGAAAGGGTGTGCGGCCTGCCCGCGCGCCGCAGGCGCGCAGCGGACGAGGGCCGACGGATCGACGAAAGCTCGCTTTCGGGGAGCCGGAGACCCGAGGATGCGTGGCTGCGATCGGAGATCGCAACGGGCGGGCCGTCGCTATCCTGCCTTCCTCGAGGTGCGATGAGTCGCTGAGGTTTCGTTCGTGTCTTCGTCCGTCGCACCGCCCGCCGGCGCCAGATGTTGCGGCTGAATCTCCCACGGCAGCTCCGCAAAGACCGATCCGGCCGGACGCAGGAGGACCCTGCCGTCCCTGCTCGGAGAATAGTCCCAGCACGTGACGTCGAGAGCATCCGCGAGGGTCGCCAGGACGTCAGGTTTCTTGCGACTCATCGGTCACCTCGTGAATCATCCGAACCGGTAATTTCGCTCAGCAGCTTGTGATCCTCGGAACCCGGAGTAGCGATCAGAAGCTTGGTGAGTCGATCGTCGGTCGCCACAATGAAGAGGCATGTATCGCCAGGCTCGCGGCTGCAGTGCACTTCGCGCGCTGCGAGCTGGCGACCGGCCAGATAGGACAGGATTGCGGCGTGGAATCCAGCGAGGATCGCGCATGCACCACCCGCTGCGGCCGAGAAAATCCCCGGGAACGGGCTCGAATGATGCCGGATCAGGACGAGTCCGTTTTCTCGATACCCGAGATCGGCTTCGAAGCTCCCGAGGCCAAAAATGCCGATCGAGGACGACAGGAGCTCGAGAGCCATCTGGGACTCGAGCTCGCGCAGGGTTTTGCCGTAGTCTCGTTGCACGACCTGCTCGAGCCGCATCGCGTGGCGCAATCCCCACTTCTTCCCGAAACGTTGCAGGAGCTCGTGATGACGATGCATCAGGCTGCGAGAGAAGAGTCCCTCGAAGGCCTGCAGGAAATCCTCGTTGGCAACCAGCAGCCGGTCCGACTTCTCGTCCCTCAAAGATCCAGTCAACGGATCCCTCTCGATGTCCGGCGACAGAGCACGACGCTGGTCTCTCAACCGATTGATGGCGACGATGCTGCCATCTCCCGACGCCTGCTTCACGATCGCCATGCGAAGGACATGTTCTTGATGACCGCAGCCGAGCACCTCTCGGCCCACGGCCACTCTCTCACCGTCGGGGCCTTCTCGTCCAAGGCGCTCCGTCAGCCTGTCAGCAAGAAGTGCGATATCGGCCGGCAAGACCTCACCCAGGGCTTTTCCGATCAGCAATCCGGGGTTGACGTTGCCGAGCCTCGGCCCATAGATCGAAAGGGTTTGGATAACGCCTTCACCGTCGAGCACCAGGCAGCCAACCGGAACCGGCAGGTCGATCATCTGGTCGGAGCCATGACCCTCTTCTTCGGATCCACCGTCTCGTTTCCCGAGTGAGAAGATCTCCGAGAAGCCGCAACTTTCAAGCTCGTCACTCCATGGGGCAAGCAAGCGGGCGATTCGGTCCGGATTGAATCTCCAGGCCAACGCACCGTCGAGACGATCGAAGATCGCCTCGATCCACAACGAAACTCCCTGCACGAGATCGTCGGCAGAGATTTCGCCGGTTTCGGTGCCCGCCACAGTCACCGCACCCTCTTCATGGATCGAAAAGATGTCGAGGATCGGGAGTTCCTCTGCGATTTCCGATTGAAGCTCAGCGAATCGTTGCTGGACCAGACGCGGATCGAGGTGGTTGACGGCATACGAGCCAACCACATTGAGGACTATCAAAGCGAGATTCAGCACCGGATTTTCTTCATCCGGCAGCTCCGGAGGAGGCATTCTCACAGCGCTCTCCTCATCGAGGCGCCGCATGGCTTCGAGGAGCAGTGTGGACGGTGGAATCTGGAACCGGTCTTCGACGTCAACTTCGCCAAAATCGGCCTCGAAGGTCCCGTCGGACCAGTGGGCTATCTCGTACACAGCCTCTTTGCCCTGATGCGAACCTTCGATTTCGGCCTCGACGACGAAACCGTCACGCATCCACACTGTTCCTTTCGAACCGTTGTGCTGGAAATAGATGGTTCCCGACCTGCGGCCCGTTTCAGCCGTCTGGAGAAGATCCGGAACCGACAGCTGTTCCAGCGATCCAAAGAGGAGCTGGTCGGAACGGTGCTTTTCGATGGCGAGCTTGGTCGTGAGCGCGACCTCTTCGCCGTCGTAAGGCGGGAAAACGACACTCAGGAGGCCCATCCTCAGCGCCCGGCGTCGGTCCTCTTTCTCTTCGTGGGCCACCACGACCAAGGGAATCTGCTCCATCAGCGGATTCGACTCGAACAGGGTGAAGAGAATCGAATCGCCCCCTGCGACATCTCCGAGAGGGGTCAAAATCGCGTCCGGCAGGGCGAACTGTCGTCTGGAGGTGATCGATTCGGCCTCGTCCACATTCGACATCGCGACCACTTCGTAGTCCGCCGCCTGAAGTCCGCCGCACAGCTTCGCCGCAATGGCGGATTCCGGGTGCACGACGTAGACGAGGTCCCCGCTCATCGGTGGTCCTGTGGACCCAAGGTGACGATTCGGCAGGACCTCATACAAATACCCTGATATCGGCTTCCGAATCGCCGGCCAGCAACGCCGCCCGGACGGATGCCCTCTCGCCACCCGGCAATGTGACGGTGTCCGAAGCGAAAGGTGGCTCGGGTCGAAGCTTGATGGCGTCGGATTCGAGCTCGGTACATACATGACCACCGACGATGTTGACGCACTCACAGACGGCGTCGATCGCCACCTCGCTGCCTTCCTCTACCGGGATACCGAGGAGCCCCCGTCCGATCAAGGTTTCGATCTCCGGCGGAAGGTCGAGGACGACATGGATCTCGTGGTCGCCCTTGAGCTTCTGGACATACCTGCGGTGCTCCTGTTCGAGCTCTCCGCCATCCTCGCTCAAGGACAGCAGCTTGACCGGCCCCTCGGTGAATCGCTTGAGGTGAAAGACTGCGAGCTCGACGACCGTCTTGACGATTGCCGGATGGGAGCAGGCGCGGAAGTCCGCCTCCAGCCTTTTCTCCGCGGCTCTCTGAACCTCATGAAATGCGGAAAGATGCTCTTCCAGATGGTCAGCACTCAGGTGCCCGCTCTCGATCAAGGCCACGCCGATCATTACCCGATCGGCGCGTTGTTTCTCGAGAAGCTGGTCGATCTTTTCACGATCGAGCCGACCGATTTCCTCGCACAGGTCTTCGAGCTCCGCATCAGTTGTCCGATATGCCGTGAGAACCGTTTCCGCCCGTCGCGGCTCGAGGCACCCATCACGAACTGCAAGCTCGACCAGCGACAGGTTCTTTTCTCTCTGGAGTTCGATCGTTTCGATCAGCGCCTCGCGGCTGATCGCGCCTTTGGAAAGCAGGTATTGACCAAAAAACATGGAAAACCGGTCCTTTCCTCAGGCGACCTGAGTCAGGTCACGCATGAATTCGACGAAATCGTCTCTGGTAAACGGTTTCTGCAGGAAGGACCGGGCTCCGGTAGTCAGACACTCGTGGACCGCGTCCTCGGTTCCGAGCGACGACACGATGACCACGAAAGCATCCGGATCGATGGCGAGAATCCGCTCGAGGGTCTCGACGCCCGACTGGCCCGGCATGATGAGATCGAGAAGCACGATATCCGGGCGTTCCTCGGCGAAGCGCTCGACCGCCGCACGCCCGTCGCGCTCCGAAGCTACGACCTCGAATTCAGAGTCCTCCAAATAGGCCGCGATAATCGTCAATATCGCGGCCGAATCGTCGACTGTCATGACCCGCCATTTGGTCATTCACGCTCTCCCCAGCCATCTTCGTTCGTCGTCGCATCAACCGATCTCGCCTCTTCCAACCAATTCAGCTTCTCGGCCAGCACGTTTCGCTCGATTGCCAAGCCGGCCTCGATCATCAAGAGTTCGAGTCCGTGGATCGAGGTGATGGGATGCCCGCCCGGAAGATTGTCTCCATAGAAGATGGCCGATACCGCGCCGCTGACCGCGATCGGCATCACAACGACTTCGGTCGGAAAAATCCCCCCGAGTTGATCCACGAGGTAGTTATTCCACGGACATTTTTCGAGCTTGCCGTGGTAGGTGGACATGGTATTGACGACGCTCGAAAAGACTGATGGCTCGTTTCCGGGGATATGAATTTGCTGGACCCGCCGGTCCACCTTCGGTGCCTGGTCATCGTCGCGTCCGATCCCGAACTGTCCGATTCCCGAGATTCCATCCGGTGACACTCCGAACAATGCGCCCCGGTTCACGACCCTGGTGGCGTAACGAAGAATCAACAGCGCGATCTCTCCGACCGTCGCGGTGGGGCGGACCTGGATCTCCGCCATCAACCTGCGGAGCTCGGCGAGATCAGACGGCCAATCGGTGATCATGTCGGCCAGTTCGGTGCGGAGAACGCTGTGGCCGGGTTCGACCATATAGTTCAGCAGTTCGTGCACGGTGCGGGCGCCCTC
Above is a window of Acidobacteriota bacterium DNA encoding:
- a CDS encoding chemotaxis protein CheC, translating into MFFGQYLLSKGAISREALIETIELQREKNLSLVELAVRDGCLEPRRAETVLTAYRTTDAELEDLCEEIGRLDREKIDQLLEKQRADRVMIGVALIESGHLSADHLEEHLSAFHEVQRAAEKRLEADFRACSHPAIVKTVVELAVFHLKRFTEGPVKLLSLSEDGGELEQEHRRYVQKLKGDHEIHVVLDLPPEIETLIGRGLLGIPVEEGSEVAIDAVCECVNIVGGHVCTELESDAIKLRPEPPFASDTVTLPGGERASVRAALLAGDSEADIRVFV
- a CDS encoding DUF4388 domain-containing protein; amino-acid sequence: MSGDLVYVVHPESAIAAKLCGGLQAADYEVVAMSNVDEAESITSRRQFALPDAILTPLGDVAGGDSILFTLFESNPLMEQIPLVVVAHEEKEDRRRALRMGLLSVVFPPYDGEEVALTTKLAIEKHRSDQLLFGSLEQLSVPDLLQTAETGRRSGTIYFQHNGSKGTVWMRDGFVVEAEIEGSHQGKEAVYEIAHWSDGTFEADFGEVDVEDRFQIPPSTLLLEAMRRLDEESAVRMPPPELPDEENPVLNLALIVLNVVGSYAVNHLDPRLVQQRFAELQSEIAEELPILDIFSIHEEGAVTVAGTETGEISADDLVQGVSLWIEAIFDRLDGALAWRFNPDRIARLLAPWSDELESCGFSEIFSLGKRDGGSEEEGHGSDQMIDLPVPVGCLVLDGEGVIQTLSIYGPRLGNVNPGLLIGKALGEVLPADIALLADRLTERLGREGPDGERVAVGREVLGCGHQEHVLRMAIVKQASGDGSIVAINRLRDQRRALSPDIERDPLTGSLRDEKSDRLLVANEDFLQAFEGLFSRSLMHRHHELLQRFGKKWGLRHAMRLEQVVQRDYGKTLRELESQMALELLSSSIGIFGLGSFEADLGYRENGLVLIRHHSSPFPGIFSAAAGGACAILAGFHAAILSYLAGRQLAAREVHCSREPGDTCLFIVATDDRLTKLLIATPGSEDHKLLSEITGSDDSRGDR
- a CDS encoding response regulator, with the protein product MTKWRVMTVDDSAAILTIIAAYLEDSEFEVVASERDGRAAVERFAEERPDIVLLDLIMPGQSGVETLERILAIDPDAFVVIVSSLGTEDAVHECLTTGARSFLQKPFTRDDFVEFMRDLTQVA
- a CDS encoding DUF4388 domain-containing protein, translating into MALVGRLEDLRLAEIFQLLALFRKSGKLTLSRGDSIGIFLFKDGKVFHASNGYSSPSVGKFLVERKLISEETLDAAVATQRLSDEQKKLGAILVGMGAISHDTLQEVLRDQLLEIARDFLRWESGFFNFRAVEDSEQDPDRVFDDDEAKLTEFVNVDPFVLDLLAKVDAVGGDGTVRPVPRAHDDSPFEDEGARTVHELLNYMVEPGHSVLRTELADMITDWPSDLAELRRLMAEIQVRPTATVGEIALLILRYATRVVNRGALFGVSPDGISGIGQFGIGRDDDQAPKVDRRVQQIHIPGNEPSVFSSVVNTMSTYHGKLEKCPWNNYLVDQLGGIFPTEVVVMPIAVSGAVSAIFYGDNLPGGHPITSIHGLELLMIEAGLAIERNVLAEKLNWLEEARSVDATTNEDGWGERE